A genome region from Parafrankia irregularis includes the following:
- a CDS encoding SDR family NAD(P)-dependent oxidoreductase produces the protein MAVTERITTPFTAESTAAQVLAGVDLGGRRSVVTGASSGLGIETARALASAGSEVTLAVRDLGAGRRAADDIAASTGNKAVHVAALDLADLGSVAAFAAAWAGPLHILVNNAGIMATPRMNTPQGWELQFATNHVGHFALAGGLRPALAAAGGARVAVVSSAAHLRAAVDFDDLHFERRPYHPWVAYGQSKTANVLFAVEATRRWAEDGIAVNALMPGAISTNLQRHVDTAEMERLRARSGAPEQQWKSVEQGAATSVLVAASPLLDGVGGRYFEDCNEALAHTPGSPGGVAAYALDPAAAEQLWDITARMLA, from the coding sequence ATGGCTGTGACGGAACGGATCACGACTCCGTTCACCGCGGAATCGACGGCAGCGCAGGTGCTGGCAGGTGTCGATCTCGGTGGCCGCAGGTCTGTGGTGACCGGCGCGTCGTCCGGGCTCGGCATCGAGACGGCCCGTGCGCTCGCGAGTGCGGGCAGCGAGGTCACCCTGGCGGTGCGCGATCTCGGGGCGGGCCGGCGTGCCGCGGACGACATCGCCGCCAGCACAGGCAACAAGGCGGTGCACGTTGCCGCACTGGACCTTGCTGATCTTGGTTCCGTCGCCGCCTTCGCCGCGGCCTGGGCGGGTCCGTTGCACATCCTGGTCAACAACGCCGGGATCATGGCGACCCCGCGGATGAACACCCCGCAGGGCTGGGAGCTGCAGTTCGCCACCAACCATGTCGGCCACTTCGCGCTCGCCGGCGGCCTGCGCCCCGCGCTCGCGGCGGCCGGGGGAGCGCGGGTGGCGGTGGTCAGCTCGGCGGCGCACCTGCGGGCGGCGGTGGACTTCGACGACCTCCACTTCGAACGCCGCCCCTACCACCCGTGGGTGGCGTACGGCCAGTCGAAGACGGCGAACGTGCTGTTCGCGGTGGAGGCGACCCGGCGCTGGGCCGAGGACGGGATCGCCGTGAACGCGCTGATGCCCGGCGCGATCTCGACCAACCTGCAACGCCATGTCGACACCGCCGAGATGGAGCGGCTGCGTGCCCGCAGCGGGGCGCCGGAGCAGCAGTGGAAGTCCGTGGAGCAGGGCGCTGCGACGTCGGTGCTGGTGGCGGCCTCGCCACTGCTCGACGGTGTCGGCGGCCGTTACTTCGAGGACTGCAACGAGGCGCTCGCGCACACCCCGGGCAGCCCGGGGGGAGTCGCCGCCTACGCGCTGGACCCGGCGGCGGCGGAGCAGCTCTGGGACATCACCGCCCGCATGCTGGCGTAA
- a CDS encoding group I truncated hemoglobin, which yields MSIYDAIGGATAVEAAVDQFYVRVTADPVLSPYFAGRDIPSLKAHQRAFIAAAIGGPEVYKGRAIPAVHTPLKISDAHFDAVVDHLVAALTGLGVPAETTGKIGAALAPLRKEIVSA from the coding sequence GTGAGCATCTACGACGCGATCGGTGGCGCGACGGCTGTCGAGGCCGCAGTCGACCAGTTCTACGTTCGCGTGACGGCAGACCCCGTTCTCTCGCCCTACTTCGCCGGCCGTGACATTCCCAGCCTCAAGGCCCACCAGCGTGCGTTCATCGCCGCCGCGATCGGCGGCCCGGAGGTGTACAAGGGCCGGGCCATTCCCGCCGTCCACACCCCGCTCAAGATCAGCGACGCGCACTTCGACGCGGTGGTCGACCACCTGGTCGCGGCGCTGACCGGGCTGGGCGTCCCGGCCGAGACCACCGGCAAGATCGGCGCGGCGCTCGCCCCGCTGCGCAAGGAGATCGTCAGCGCCTGA
- a CDS encoding class I adenylate-forming enzyme family protein — protein sequence MVNVASLLTTSAQRFPDRCAMRYADGRTSYRQLRDAAALFGSALLRRGLVPGDRVALFMPNCQQYLVALFGAWYAGLVAVPMNAKLAGPEVAVILGDSGARALVHSTSAARLVAGLDLTGVHTVAVDPAAPVDPAAPVDPTGGEKDAFAQLLAEGTADLEPAEVDADDLAWLFYTSGTTGRPKGAQLSHRNLLTMTWTLLADVCAYTQDDVVLHVAPLSHGSGLYALGSIARGADNIIHAGGGFDPSEVLDLVARERVSVLAFLVPTMIVRMLGVAPTDASSLRCAVYGGAPIHVEHSRAMIDRFGPVFVQIYGQGESPMTVTYLNHATSPGTPLDSAGVAHPGIEVRILDGEDRPVPAGAEGEVCVRGDVVMRGYWNNPDATERALRGGWLHTGDIGRFDEHGNLFLLDRSSDVIISGGANIYPREVEEALVQHPGVAEVVVFGVPDETWGENVVAAVVPVTTPPPPESELITYSTTHIAGFKKPKKIIYLEALPKSAYGKVLRREARKLVLSEP from the coding sequence ATGGTCAATGTCGCGAGCCTGTTGACGACGTCGGCCCAGCGGTTTCCGGACCGGTGCGCGATGCGCTACGCCGACGGCCGGACGTCCTATCGGCAGCTGCGCGACGCCGCGGCGCTGTTCGGCTCCGCGCTGCTGCGGCGCGGTCTGGTCCCGGGTGACCGGGTGGCACTGTTCATGCCCAACTGCCAGCAGTACCTGGTGGCGCTGTTCGGCGCCTGGTATGCCGGGCTGGTCGCGGTGCCGATGAACGCCAAGCTGGCCGGGCCGGAGGTCGCCGTGATCCTCGGTGACAGCGGCGCCCGGGCGCTGGTGCACTCCACCTCCGCGGCGCGGCTGGTCGCAGGGCTGGATCTGACCGGTGTGCACACCGTCGCGGTGGATCCGGCAGCACCAGTGGACCCGGCCGCGCCAGTGGATCCGACCGGTGGGGAGAAGGACGCCTTCGCCCAGCTCCTCGCCGAGGGAACCGCGGACCTCGAGCCCGCCGAGGTCGACGCGGACGACCTGGCCTGGCTCTTCTACACCTCGGGGACGACCGGCCGGCCCAAGGGCGCCCAGCTCAGCCACCGCAACCTGCTCACCATGACGTGGACCCTGCTCGCCGACGTGTGCGCCTACACCCAGGACGACGTCGTGCTGCACGTGGCCCCGCTCTCCCACGGCAGCGGCCTGTACGCGCTGGGCTCGATCGCCCGCGGTGCCGACAACATCATCCATGCCGGTGGCGGCTTCGATCCGTCCGAGGTGCTCGACCTGGTCGCTCGCGAGCGCGTCTCGGTGCTCGCGTTCCTCGTACCGACGATGATCGTCCGCATGCTCGGCGTCGCGCCGACGGACGCCAGCTCGCTGCGCTGCGCCGTCTACGGCGGCGCACCGATCCACGTCGAGCACTCGCGGGCGATGATCGACCGGTTCGGCCCGGTGTTCGTCCAGATCTACGGGCAGGGCGAGTCACCGATGACGGTGACCTACCTGAACCATGCGACGTCGCCGGGGACGCCGCTCGACTCGGCGGGTGTGGCCCATCCCGGGATCGAGGTCCGCATCCTCGACGGTGAGGACCGGCCGGTGCCCGCCGGTGCCGAGGGCGAGGTCTGCGTGCGCGGCGACGTCGTGATGCGGGGCTACTGGAACAACCCGGACGCGACGGAGCGCGCGCTGCGGGGCGGCTGGCTGCACACCGGGGACATCGGCCGCTTCGACGAGCACGGCAACCTCTTCCTGCTGGACCGCAGCAGCGACGTCATCATCTCCGGTGGCGCGAACATCTACCCACGGGAGGTCGAGGAGGCGCTCGTCCAGCATCCGGGCGTGGCCGAGGTCGTGGTCTTCGGGGTGCCGGACGAGACGTGGGGCGAGAACGTCGTGGCCGCGGTGGTGCCCGTGACCACCCCGCCCCCGCCGGAAAGCGAACTCATCACCTACAGCACGACCCACATCGCCGGCTTCAAGAAGCCCAAGAAGATCATCTATCTGGAGGCGCTGCCCAAGAGCGCCTACGGCAAGGTCCTGCGCCGCGAGGCGCGCAAACTCGTGCTGAGCGAGCCCTGA
- a CDS encoding CaiB/BaiF CoA transferase family protein has translation MKARSCSEGTDGGPRHSGPLAGIRVIDLTAMVMGPYCTQIMADMGADVIKIEPPAGDNTRFISVGPEPGMAGVFVNVNRGKRSVVLDLRSPEGGDALRELVRGADVFIHSMRAKAVTKLGFGYESVAAINPSIVYTNCYGYGRRGPDANLTAYDDTIQAECGIPFAQEQLTGEASYVGTIMADKVAGLTALWATMMALFHRARTGEGQEVEVAMFETMASFMLVEHANGAMFSPALGPAVYPRAVAPNRRPHRTSDGYISVLVYNDKQWAAFVNAVKPPWAGEHLATLEQRARQIDNVYALLGETFREHTTQYWLDLLRSLDVPAAPVRSLDELFDNPHLDAVGFFETVDGDLGPVRFPGSPAWFSRTPGRVAGPAPRLGAHTREILDDLELGTAPATAPGTASPHAAAPHAAAPNVDLPAQPAQSTQPAQSAQPAQPTQSAQSDGG, from the coding sequence GTGAAGGCTCGTAGCTGCTCGGAGGGCACCGACGGTGGGCCCCGGCATTCAGGGCCGTTGGCCGGGATCCGCGTCATCGATCTCACCGCCATGGTGATGGGTCCGTACTGCACGCAGATCATGGCCGACATGGGTGCGGACGTCATCAAGATCGAGCCGCCGGCGGGTGACAACACCCGGTTCATCTCCGTCGGCCCGGAACCCGGCATGGCCGGCGTCTTCGTCAACGTGAACCGCGGCAAGCGCAGCGTCGTGCTGGACCTGCGCAGCCCCGAAGGCGGTGACGCGCTGCGCGAGCTCGTCCGCGGCGCGGATGTCTTCATCCACTCGATGCGGGCGAAGGCGGTCACGAAACTCGGCTTCGGCTACGAGAGCGTCGCCGCGATCAATCCGTCGATCGTGTACACCAACTGCTACGGTTACGGCCGCCGCGGGCCGGACGCGAACCTGACCGCCTATGACGACACGATCCAGGCGGAGTGCGGAATTCCCTTCGCGCAGGAGCAGCTGACCGGGGAGGCCAGCTATGTCGGCACCATCATGGCCGACAAGGTGGCCGGGCTGACCGCGCTGTGGGCCACGATGATGGCGCTGTTCCACCGCGCCCGCACCGGCGAGGGGCAGGAGGTCGAGGTCGCGATGTTCGAGACGATGGCCTCGTTCATGCTCGTCGAGCACGCGAACGGTGCCATGTTCAGCCCTGCGCTCGGCCCGGCGGTGTACCCGAGGGCGGTGGCACCGAACCGCCGGCCGCACCGGACCAGCGACGGCTACATCTCCGTACTGGTCTACAACGACAAGCAGTGGGCCGCCTTCGTCAACGCGGTGAAACCGCCCTGGGCCGGCGAGCATCTGGCCACGCTGGAACAGCGGGCCCGCCAGATCGACAACGTCTACGCGCTGCTGGGTGAGACCTTCCGCGAGCACACCACCCAGTACTGGCTCGACCTGCTGCGGTCACTGGACGTCCCGGCCGCGCCGGTGCGCTCCCTCGACGAGCTTTTCGACAATCCGCACCTGGACGCGGTCGGATTCTTCGAGACGGTCGACGGCGATCTCGGCCCGGTGCGCTTTCCCGGCTCGCCGGCCTGGTTCTCCCGGACTCCGGGCCGGGTCGCGGGCCCGGCGCCGCGCCTGGGCGCCCACACCCGCGAAATCCTCGACGACCTCGAACTGGGCACCGCCCCGGCCACCGCTCCCGGCACCGCTTCACCGCATGCCGCCGCACCGCATGCCGCCGCACCGAACGTCGATCTGCCCGCTCAGCCAGCTCAGTCCACTCAGCCAGCTCAGTCCGCTCAGCCAGCTCAGCCCACCCAGTCCGCTCAGTCTGACGGAGGTTGA
- a CDS encoding class I adenylate-forming enzyme family protein has protein sequence MSTTGGEPRPIARVLDDALANRSDAVAVEAVSGSWTYAELDDQARRAAGALWSLGVRPGDRVAACLPNDLDIVAAFHGAQRIGAVWAGIGEALTVAEQRDLRDICDPKVVLAGPRCLLTPSDDRADGDGDDSRRGGGSDLVGLDRWHALLAEATDETAPPPGLGLDIDAPAGIAFTSGTSGRPKAVVHSQRNLLLPGAVLVATRGWGPELRKGDSFPLTILNLMVLSTLLTAQAGGCAVIMNRRDVAGVIEWISSRRVTVWNGAPAQLYDLAARPDADLSSLREVWSGGSDTPDSLRSAFAETYGLVPRVTYGLTEAPTVVSIDPADGEWRPGTSGRVLPSYDVAAYDDDGNRLPPGELGELRLAGATSGPWAGVWRPLLGYWESGRIRPPEPGPVATGDVGTVDADGWLSVLDRKKLVIIRGGANIYPLEIERVIATHPDVARVAVCPVPDDRLGQRVAAVVESAGPTLDMDALAELCRRELSPYKVPEFWTQVDALPVNAMGKVQRTGLTDLVDTGR, from the coding sequence GTGAGCACCACTGGTGGCGAGCCCCGCCCGATCGCCCGCGTCCTCGACGACGCCCTCGCGAACCGCTCAGACGCCGTCGCGGTCGAGGCGGTCTCCGGTTCCTGGACCTACGCCGAGCTCGACGACCAGGCCCGCCGCGCGGCCGGCGCGCTGTGGTCTCTCGGTGTGCGTCCTGGAGACCGGGTCGCGGCCTGTCTGCCCAACGACCTCGACATCGTCGCGGCGTTCCACGGCGCCCAGCGGATCGGCGCCGTCTGGGCCGGCATCGGCGAGGCCCTCACCGTCGCCGAACAGCGGGACCTGCGCGACATCTGCGACCCGAAGGTCGTCCTCGCCGGCCCACGGTGCCTGCTGACGCCGTCCGATGATCGTGCCGACGGCGACGGCGACGACAGTCGCCGGGGCGGCGGCAGCGACCTCGTGGGCCTCGACCGGTGGCACGCGCTGCTGGCCGAGGCCACCGACGAGACGGCCCCGCCACCCGGTCTCGGCCTCGACATCGACGCCCCCGCCGGCATCGCCTTCACCAGCGGGACGTCGGGACGTCCCAAGGCCGTCGTGCACAGCCAGCGCAACCTGCTGCTGCCCGGCGCCGTCCTCGTCGCCACCCGCGGCTGGGGCCCCGAACTGCGCAAGGGCGACAGCTTTCCACTGACGATCCTCAACCTCATGGTGCTGTCGACTCTGCTCACCGCCCAGGCCGGCGGCTGCGCGGTCATCATGAACCGCCGCGACGTCGCCGGCGTCATCGAATGGATCTCCAGCCGCCGCGTCACCGTCTGGAACGGCGCACCGGCCCAGCTCTACGACCTCGCCGCCCGGCCGGACGCCGACCTGAGCTCCCTGCGCGAGGTGTGGAGCGGCGGCAGCGACACCCCCGACTCGCTGCGCAGCGCGTTCGCCGAGACGTACGGGCTGGTCCCCCGGGTCACCTACGGGCTGACCGAGGCGCCGACGGTCGTGTCGATCGACCCGGCCGACGGCGAGTGGCGTCCGGGCACCAGCGGACGGGTGCTGCCGAGCTACGACGTCGCCGCCTACGACGACGACGGCAACCGGCTGCCACCCGGCGAGCTCGGGGAGCTGAGGCTCGCCGGCGCGACGTCAGGGCCGTGGGCCGGCGTGTGGCGGCCGCTGCTCGGCTACTGGGAGTCCGGCCGGATCCGCCCACCGGAGCCTGGCCCGGTCGCGACCGGTGACGTCGGGACGGTCGACGCGGACGGCTGGCTGTCCGTGCTGGACCGCAAGAAGCTGGTCATCATCCGCGGCGGGGCGAACATCTACCCGCTGGAGATCGAGCGGGTCATCGCCACCCACCCGGACGTCGCCCGGGTCGCGGTGTGCCCCGTCCCCGACGACCGTCTCGGCCAGCGGGTCGCCGCGGTCGTCGAAAGTGCCGGACCCACCCTCGACATGGACGCACTCGCCGAGCTGTGCCGCCGCGAGCTCTCGCCGTACAAGGTGCCCGAGTTCTGGACGCAGGTCGACGCGCTGCCGGTCAACGCCATGGGCAAGGTCCAGCGCACCGGCCTCACCGACCTCGTCGACACCGGCCGATGA
- a CDS encoding pyridoxamine 5'-phosphate oxidase family protein — MLVSQDDAWEFVAGAHTGILTTLRSDGAPVSLPMWFVVVDRAVYLSTPPRAAKLARIRREPRAAFLVESGRAWVDLRAVHLSGRIRVVDDEETRTRVRGMLDSKYAAYRVPPERLPTAARAAYADRVVLRLDPQGRLLRWDNSRIRLAPPAGPDTQPTSTIDLADTVNEGTSS, encoded by the coding sequence ATGCTGGTGAGCCAGGACGACGCCTGGGAGTTCGTGGCCGGAGCGCACACCGGGATCCTGACCACGCTGCGCTCCGACGGCGCACCGGTCTCGCTGCCGATGTGGTTCGTCGTCGTGGACCGCGCCGTGTACCTTTCGACGCCGCCGCGGGCGGCCAAGCTGGCCCGGATCCGCCGGGAGCCGCGGGCGGCGTTCCTGGTCGAGTCCGGCCGGGCCTGGGTCGACCTGCGTGCCGTCCATCTCAGTGGACGGATCCGGGTGGTGGACGACGAAGAGACACGCACCCGGGTCCGCGGCATGCTCGACAGCAAGTACGCCGCCTACCGGGTGCCGCCCGAGCGGTTACCCACCGCGGCCCGCGCCGCCTACGCCGACCGGGTCGTGCTGCGCCTGGACCCGCAGGGACGACTGTTGCGCTGGGACAACTCCCGGATCCGGCTGGCCCCGCCCGCTGGCCCCGACACCCAGCCCACCAGCACCATCGACCTGGCAGACACCGTCAACGAAGGGACGTCCTCATGA
- a CDS encoding SDR family NAD(P)-dependent oxidoreductase: MTPASETANAAHEGPAAAATDAADAAVTGATARMFGLDGRVAIVTGASSGLGVAVARALAAFGARVAVVARRLDKLTELAKEIDGLPVACDLSDLSAVRTVVPAVVEGLGAPEILVNGAGSMFTYERAESEPVEASRRTIDLNLLAPFLLAQDVFPHMIAAGRGTIINISSISGKVGIPGIPQASYAASKAGLSGLTSELAVQWARHSIRVNTVAPGFFRSEITGPLYSSEKSIEYLRRNTPLPKEGTAEDIVGAVLWLAGDAGSYVTGQTITVDGGWTAR; this comes from the coding sequence ATGACGCCGGCCTCCGAGACCGCGAACGCCGCGCACGAGGGTCCTGCCGCGGCTGCCACGGATGCCGCGGATGCCGCGGTCACGGGTGCGACGGCCCGGATGTTCGGCCTCGACGGCCGGGTCGCCATCGTGACCGGCGCCTCCTCCGGTCTCGGTGTCGCCGTCGCGCGGGCGCTGGCCGCGTTCGGTGCCCGGGTCGCGGTCGTCGCCCGGCGGCTCGACAAGCTGACCGAGCTCGCGAAGGAGATCGACGGCCTGCCGGTCGCCTGCGACCTCTCCGACCTCTCCGCCGTCCGCACCGTCGTGCCGGCAGTCGTCGAGGGCCTCGGAGCACCGGAGATCCTCGTCAACGGCGCCGGCAGCATGTTCACCTACGAGCGGGCCGAGTCCGAGCCGGTCGAGGCGTCCCGCCGCACGATCGACCTCAACCTGCTCGCCCCGTTCCTGCTCGCCCAGGACGTCTTCCCGCACATGATCGCCGCCGGCCGCGGCACCATCATCAACATCTCGTCGATCAGTGGGAAGGTCGGCATCCCCGGCATCCCGCAGGCGTCCTACGCGGCCAGCAAGGCCGGTCTGTCCGGGCTGACGTCCGAGCTCGCGGTGCAGTGGGCGCGGCACTCGATCCGGGTGAACACGGTCGCCCCCGGCTTCTTCCGCAGCGAGATCACCGGCCCGCTCTACTCCAGCGAGAAGTCGATCGAGTACCTGCGCCGCAACACCCCGCTGCCGAAGGAGGGAACCGCCGAGGACATCGTCGGCGCCGTCCTGTGGCTCGCCGGCGACGCCGGCAGCTACGTCACCGGCCAGACCATCACCGTGGACGGCGGCTGGACCGCCCGCTGA
- a CDS encoding SAM-dependent methyltransferase — MDLPRIFTIRESSHRIHNPLTAAKLAALGESLHLAPGTRALDLASGSGEMLCTWARDHGITGTGVDISTVFTEQARARAAELGVADRVEFVHGDACGHVADEPVDLAACVGATWIGNGVAGTAELLSRSLRPGGLTLIGEPYWRRTPPDEETARACHVTAIADLVPMPELIEHFRELGYDLVEMMVADQDSWDRYAAAQWLNLRRWLDRNPGDELAPEVREELTYEPARYARCTREYLGWAVFALMKR, encoded by the coding sequence ATGGACCTTCCCCGTATTTTCACCATCCGCGAGAGCAGCCACCGGATCCACAATCCGCTGACCGCGGCCAAGCTCGCAGCCCTGGGCGAATCGCTCCACCTCGCCCCCGGGACACGGGCGCTCGACCTGGCCAGTGGTTCGGGCGAGATGCTGTGCACCTGGGCACGTGACCACGGGATCACGGGTACCGGAGTGGACATCAGCACGGTCTTCACCGAGCAGGCCCGGGCCCGCGCCGCCGAGCTCGGTGTCGCCGACCGGGTCGAGTTCGTCCACGGTGACGCCTGCGGCCATGTCGCGGACGAGCCGGTCGATCTGGCCGCCTGTGTCGGCGCCACGTGGATCGGGAACGGAGTCGCCGGGACGGCCGAGCTGCTCAGCCGTAGCCTCCGCCCCGGAGGTCTGACGCTGATCGGAGAGCCGTACTGGCGGCGGACCCCTCCCGACGAGGAGACCGCCAGGGCCTGCCACGTCACCGCCATCGCGGACCTCGTGCCCATGCCGGAGCTGATCGAGCATTTCCGGGAACTCGGGTACGACCTTGTGGAGATGATGGTGGCCGATCAGGACAGCTGGGATCGGTATGCCGCGGCCCAGTGGCTCAACCTGCGCCGCTGGCTCGACCGGAACCCGGGCGACGAACTGGCCCCCGAGGTACGGGAGGAACTCACCTACGAGCCGGCCCGCTACGCGCGCTGCACGCGTGAGTACCTCGGCTGGGCGGTCTTCGCCCTCATGAAGCGCTGA
- a CDS encoding HNH endonuclease signature motif containing protein — MRDAAAAFDDQVRDLLYRIGVRAAALAAAHAGMLRLLAEFAGLRPSTEADPLFSFDMFAPEELAGVLRVSATTAGGQMGFAFSAVRRLPRAMQALEGGVLDLQRLRSLETAVSPLTDEQTSQVEEQVLAGGPRRNRGAFGAACRRAVLNVDPGGAAERAAERRKGRHVRLYPGDDATSTLSALLPAEDAAACDNQLNQIADEIIRTRDADDQRTRDQIRADTLVDRITGRTPLRPLPCDVQVIVPITALLGLGEEPGEIPGFGPIPADIARDLAMRPTSTWRRMLVDPLGALIEVADRRHPSPAQVRHVRARNRTCVHPGCTRRATRTDTDHTTPYAAGGPTIVVNLGPLCLKHHRLRHHPDRPWIVRQPRPGTFTWTSPLGTRFTVHPHDYITGEEHLPAG; from the coding sequence GTGCGGGATGCGGCTGCAGCCTTCGACGACCAGGTTCGCGATCTGCTGTATCGGATCGGTGTCCGGGCCGCGGCGCTGGCCGCGGCCCACGCCGGAATGCTGCGGCTGCTCGCCGAGTTCGCCGGGCTACGACCGTCGACCGAGGCCGACCCGCTGTTCTCGTTCGACATGTTCGCCCCGGAGGAGCTCGCCGGCGTGCTGCGGGTATCCGCCACCACCGCTGGCGGGCAGATGGGTTTCGCCTTCTCCGCGGTGCGGCGGCTCCCCCGAGCGATGCAGGCACTGGAGGGCGGCGTCCTCGACCTGCAACGTCTGCGGTCGTTGGAGACCGCTGTCAGCCCTCTCACCGACGAGCAGACCAGCCAGGTCGAGGAGCAGGTCCTGGCCGGCGGGCCGCGACGCAACCGGGGCGCGTTCGGTGCCGCCTGCCGTCGCGCCGTCCTCAACGTCGACCCCGGCGGCGCCGCCGAGCGTGCCGCGGAACGCCGCAAGGGCCGTCACGTCCGGCTCTACCCCGGCGACGACGCCACCAGCACCCTGTCCGCGCTACTGCCCGCGGAGGACGCCGCGGCCTGCGACAACCAGCTCAACCAGATCGCCGATGAGATCATCCGCACCCGCGATGCGGACGACCAGCGCACCCGCGACCAGATCCGCGCCGACACCCTCGTCGACCGCATCACCGGCCGCACACCGCTGCGCCCGCTGCCCTGCGACGTCCAGGTCATCGTCCCGATCACAGCCCTGCTCGGGCTGGGCGAGGAGCCCGGTGAGATCCCGGGCTTCGGGCCCATCCCGGCGGACATCGCCCGAGACCTGGCGATGCGGCCGACCTCCACCTGGCGGCGCATGCTCGTCGACCCGCTGGGAGCGCTGATCGAGGTCGCCGACCGGCGCCACCCCAGCCCCGCCCAGGTCCGGCATGTGCGTGCCCGCAACCGCACCTGCGTCCACCCCGGCTGCACCCGCCGTGCCACCCGCACCGACACCGACCACACCACGCCCTACGCCGCCGGCGGGCCAACGATCGTCGTCAACCTCGGGCCGCTCTGCCTCAAGCACCACCGCCTGCGCCATCACCCCGACCGTCCCTGGATCGTCCGCCAGCCGCGCCCTGGCACGTTCACCTGGACGAGCCCGCTCGGCACCAGGTTCACCGTCCACCCGCACGACTACATCACGGGCGAGGAACACCTCCCGGCCGGCTGA
- a CDS encoding acyl-CoA reductase — translation MTTTETDPATAAKATEVIRVDHFVRGRVVPGGAVNYRSRDLGVEFATPEIVLDELVTPRRELPPLLDVPIEEIIDFLVTCGERLVLEENVHLQRAADLIAATNPLPRRVIENLFRSARLRLTKRALWSSIETNFADPAALDGWVERTDHHGQHGALRAFPPRMIHMLAGNSPTGCISSIAQGALVKAVNVFKMPSSDPFTCVAMLRTMAEVDPDHPVVRSMSAVYWRGGDERIERTLYRPQFFDRIVAWGGGDAINNVIKYLGPGLQLVSFDPKTSISILGPETFTSDAVIDAVAEAAAVDVSVFNQEACLASRFIFVSGERSGIETFCARLQSRLGVDRETASETAHPLPGDLRDEIQMLQVLDDEVKVWGRPDGRGLVVLTSDPVEFHPSNKTVNVVHLDSIDQAVRFVNVATQTIGMYPPELKRAMRDRLASAGAQRVVRIGGAAKHVEGGPHDAMFPLQRFVHWMSDEDA, via the coding sequence ATGACGACCACCGAAACCGACCCGGCAACCGCTGCGAAGGCCACCGAGGTCATCCGGGTCGATCACTTCGTGCGGGGCCGGGTGGTCCCCGGCGGCGCGGTGAACTACCGCTCCCGTGACCTCGGCGTCGAGTTCGCAACGCCCGAGATCGTGCTTGACGAGTTGGTCACGCCGCGCCGGGAGCTTCCGCCACTGCTCGACGTGCCGATCGAGGAGATCATCGACTTCCTCGTCACCTGCGGTGAGCGGCTGGTGCTGGAGGAGAACGTCCACCTGCAGCGGGCCGCGGATCTCATCGCCGCCACCAACCCGCTGCCGCGGCGGGTGATCGAGAACCTGTTCCGCTCCGCACGCCTGCGGCTGACGAAGCGGGCGCTGTGGTCCAGCATCGAGACCAACTTCGCCGACCCGGCGGCGCTCGACGGCTGGGTCGAGCGGACCGACCACCACGGCCAGCACGGCGCGCTACGTGCCTTCCCACCTCGGATGATCCACATGCTGGCCGGTAACTCGCCGACCGGCTGCATCTCCTCGATCGCGCAGGGCGCGCTCGTCAAGGCGGTCAACGTCTTCAAGATGCCCTCGAGCGACCCGTTCACCTGCGTCGCGATGCTGCGGACGATGGCCGAGGTCGACCCCGACCACCCGGTCGTGCGGTCGATGTCCGCGGTGTACTGGCGGGGCGGCGACGAGCGGATCGAGCGGACGCTCTACCGGCCTCAGTTCTTCGACCGGATCGTCGCCTGGGGCGGCGGTGACGCCATCAACAACGTGATCAAGTATCTGGGGCCGGGGCTGCAGCTGGTCTCGTTCGACCCGAAGACGTCGATCTCGATCCTCGGGCCGGAGACCTTCACCTCCGACGCCGTGATCGACGCGGTCGCCGAGGCGGCCGCGGTCGATGTGTCGGTGTTCAACCAGGAGGCCTGCCTGGCCAGCCGCTTCATCTTCGTCTCGGGTGAGCGCTCCGGCATCGAGACGTTCTGCGCACGACTGCAGTCGCGCCTCGGGGTGGACCGTGAGACCGCGTCGGAGACGGCGCATCCGCTGCCTGGCGACCTGCGCGACGAGATCCAGATGCTTCAGGTGCTCGACGACGAGGTCAAGGTGTGGGGGCGCCCCGACGGCCGCGGCCTGGTGGTGCTGACCTCCGACCCGGTGGAGTTCCACCCGAGCAACAAGACGGTCAACGTCGTGCACCTGGACTCGATCGACCAGGCCGTGCGGTTCGTGAACGTCGCGACCCAGACCATCGGCATGTATCCGCCGGAGCTCAAACGGGCGATGCGCGACCGCCTCGCCAGCGCGGGAGCCCAGCGGGTGGTGCGCATCGGCGGCGCCGCCAAGCACGTGGAGGGCGGGCCGCACGACGCGATGTTCCCCCTCCAGCGCTTCGTGCACTGGATGTCGGACGAGGACGCCTGA